ACGATGCTCATCGGATTCCCACCTTCCTCTTCACAGTGATGGGTATAACGTTATGGTTGAACTCTTCCAGGGCGATGTCGAGAGGATCGATCTTGGTGGTGGTGATCAGGACGGGCGCGCCCATCGAGATCTGAAGAGCGCGAGCCCCGATAATTCTGGCTCGTTCATATCGAGTGTACTGTTCCATCCTCTTCCTCGAGAATTTGTATGGATATGGGGTCGCTGAGATTCGAACTCAGGTCACAGCATCCCGAACGCCATAGGATAGTCCAGGCTACCCCACGACCCCTCACTGGTATGGGCTGAGATCCTCCACAATCTCCTTGTGCGTCAGCAGCATACGCCTGCAGCAGTAGCGAGAAAGACCGAGATCGTCGAGGATCTTACCCGGATCCTCGCCGGCATCCCTGCGCTGCCTGAACTCCTCCCATACGGTGGATATGACTTTGCCGCAGGTAAAACATCGCACGGGTATCATAATAATTTACCTCTGCGCGTATTCAATCTTTTCATCGGTATGACTTCTGGAACTTGTCCCGAGCCCCGCGTCCGTGCGGTTTCTTCGGTTCCTTCTGCCTCGAATCGTTCACGAGCAGTGTGCGATCGTAGGCTAGGTATACGTCCTTAATCGCCGGATCGCTGTGCCACTTCACGATGCCGCGTGCGAGCGCCGTTCGGGCGGCTTCGGCCTGACCCATCACTCCCCCGCCCCGGATATCGATGCTGACATCGACATCGTTCAGGGCATTCGGGACGAGCATGAGCGGCTCTGAGATCTTCATCCGCATCAGTTCCGTTCCGTATACCTCCAGGGGAACGGAGTTGATGCGGATGGCGCCTTTGCCGGGCTTGAATGTCGCGCGTGCAATTGCGGTCTTTCTCTTCCCGCTTGTATTGATGATCTTTGCCATGGTATCGCATCCTCAGTATTTTGCACCCAGGAATGTGCTGACGTCTCCGAGCGTCGTGTAGCGCGGACGGGAGAGCCGGCTCATGTGCGCTTCGGGCGGGCGTTCCATCTCCGCACCGGCGAACTCCGCGGGCACACCCACGTAGACCTTCACCCTCTTCAGGGCTTCGCTGCCGCGCTCCCGCTTGTAGGGGAGCATGCCCCGTATGGTGCGCTTCAGGATGTGATCCGGCCTCCGGGGGAAGAACGGCCCCCCTTCCACCGATCCGCGCTGCCGCTTGCGGTAGTAGATGGCCCATACCGTCTCGCGGCTGCCGGAGACGACCGCTTTTTCCGCGTTCACGATGGCGATCTCTTCGCCGGCGAGGGAACGCTTTGCCGCAATGCTGGCAAGTCTCCCGAGCACCATGCCGTCTGCATCCAGGACTGTCACCATATCCTCACCTCAGGATCCTCACTCTGCACCCTTTGGGGTTCTTCATGAGCAGCTGCTCGATTGTGATGCAGCTCCCCTTCGCCGCTGCGATCTTGGCGGCCGCCTGCTTGGAGAAGTTCAGCGCCGCCACCTCGACAGGACGGTCGATCGCACCGGAACCGAGCACCTTTCCCGGGACGAGGAGCGTCTCTCCGTCGTTTGCGTAGCGGTTGATCTTGCTCAGGTTCACTTCGGCGTGGTTCCTGGTTGGAGAATCCAGCCTTTTGGCGATCTCGCGCCATATCTGGGCCTCGTTGGTCCGCGACGCCTCTCTCAGGGTCGAGACCAGGTTCAGAATGCGTGGATTTGTCTTTCCAGTAGGTTTACTCATTTTGAGTCCCTCCATACACCTCTTGCAGGACGGTCCCCGTTGCGTTTGCCTTGTCCCGGGTGTGCATGAGTGCACGGCGGAGGATCTCCCGAACCGGGATCGACCCGTCGCTCTCCACAATGAAGATGTACCGCGTCTCGTCCGCGGAGACGTGGATGGCAGGTTCGTCGCCGATCGCACCGGAGAGGCAGATCTGCTCACAGAGTCTGCAGAGCGAGCACTCCTGCGGGTTCCCCACCTCCACCTTCCGGGAGGACCCGATCCGGAGAACGCCTCTTGGGCACTCCTCCACGCACATGCCGCAGGCGTCGCAGCGCTCGTCGATACGGATGATAGGGTACATCTTGTAGCCGCAGGCAACCGTGGGTTGCCATTTCGCATGTTCTCTCCCGACATTCACGACTGCCCGCGCCTCGAGCACGAGTTTCTGGCCCTCGTCCAGCTCCACGATGGGGACGTTCGCTTCTGCGGGCGCCGCGCGGGGATCCGCCGGGATCAGATCGCGCGAACGGACGATTCCAGGACCTTCCGCCGAGAGGGTGTAGGTGACCGTGCACGCCGGACAGCCGGCCCCCTCGCAGGCGCATTCGCTCTGGGAAACGTAGCTCGAGAGGTCAGTCTTGAGCGGAATCAGTCCGAGTCTGTGCGCGATCATCTCGTCGAAGAGAACGCTGGTGTTGTCGTAGATGTGCACATCCTCGATGGCTAGGGTGGGCACCTCGCCGATCATGGTCCGCCGGAGCGTGTTGGCGAAGGGCGGAGACGCTCCGCTCAGAACGAAGAGTGCGTTTCTCTCATCCTGCTCCACGAAAACGATCTCCATCACACTCTCCGTCCTCTCTTGCCGCCCTTGGTGCGGATGCTGTCGTGCGGCACCGGTGTCACGTCCTCGATCCGCCCGATGCGCATGCCGGCGCGCGCCAGGGCGCGTATCGCAGCCTGAGCGCCGGGACCCGGGCTCCGCTGCTTTCCTCTTCCCGGCGCACGCACCTTCACGTGCACGCCGACGATGCCCTTCTCCATCGCTGCCTGCGCCACGTTCGTCGCCATCTGCATGGCGGCATAGGGGGAGCTCTCGTTCCGGTCCTGCTTGACGACCATCCCGCCGCTGCTCTTGGTCACTGTCTCGGCGCCGGTGAGGTCGGTGATCGTGACGATGGTGTTGTTGAACGAGGCGAATATGTGCGCTATGCCCCACTTCTCCTTCTCGGCCACTTCAGATCACCGCCCGACCTTGCTGATCCGCGCTCTCTCGGGGTGCATGTCCGTCTGGAGCGGAGACTGCGGGTAATAACCGATGCGGTCCTCGTCCCTCCGCTCCACGCGGTACCCGGGGATGGTCACCCTTCTGCCGCCGACGGCAATGTGTCCGTGCGTGACGAACTGCCGCGCCTGCTTGGGCGAGCGGGCCAGACCTCGCCTGTAGACCATCGTCTGAAGGCGGCGCTCCAGCTCCTGCTCCACCTTGAGTGCGAGCACGTCGTCGATGTCGGCGTTGGGGCCAAGGAGTCCCATACGCTGGAGGTGCCCGATCAGCTCCGCCCTCTTGGTCTCGATCTTTTTCGCGTCCGTACTGGTGGACATCAGCGCGAGCAGTTCCCGCGCTGCCCGCCTGTACCGCCGCAGGGTGCTCTGCGCCTTCCAGAGCTCGCGCTTGTTCCGAAGGCCGTACTCGATGACCAGGCGCGCCTCCTCCTCGATCCGTGCCTTCTCGAA
This portion of the Methanomicrobiales archaeon genome encodes:
- a CDS encoding DNA-directed RNA polymerase subunit K codes for the protein MEQYTRYERARIIGARALQISMGAPVLITTTKIDPLDIALEEFNHNVIPITVKRKVGIR
- a CDS encoding DNA-directed RNA polymerase subunit N → MIPVRCFTCGKVISTVWEEFRQRRDAGEDPGKILDDLGLSRYCCRRMLLTHKEIVEDLSPYQ
- a CDS encoding 30S ribosomal protein S9 — its product is MAKIINTSGKRKTAIARATFKPGKGAIRINSVPLEVYGTELMRMKISEPLMLVPNALNDVDVSIDIRGGGVMGQAEAARTALARGIVKWHSDPAIKDVYLAYDRTLLVNDSRQKEPKKPHGRGARDKFQKSYR
- a CDS encoding 50S ribosomal protein L13, which codes for MVTVLDADGMVLGRLASIAAKRSLAGEEIAIVNAEKAVVSGSRETVWAIYYRKRQRGSVEGGPFFPRRPDHILKRTIRGMLPYKRERGSEALKRVKVYVGVPAEFAGAEMERPPEAHMSRLSRPRYTTLGDVSTFLGAKY
- a CDS encoding 50S ribosomal protein L18e; amino-acid sequence: MSKPTGKTNPRILNLVSTLREASRTNEAQIWREIAKRLDSPTRNHAEVNLSKINRYANDGETLLVPGKVLGSGAIDRPVEVAALNFSKQAAAKIAAAKGSCITIEQLLMKNPKGCRVRILR
- a CDS encoding DNA-directed RNA polymerase subunit D; translated protein: MEIVFVEQDERNALFVLSGASPPFANTLRRTMIGEVPTLAIEDVHIYDNTSVLFDEMIAHRLGLIPLKTDLSSYVSQSECACEGAGCPACTVTYTLSAEGPGIVRSRDLIPADPRAAPAEANVPIVELDEGQKLVLEARAVVNVGREHAKWQPTVACGYKMYPIIRIDERCDACGMCVEECPRGVLRIGSSRKVEVGNPQECSLCRLCEQICLSGAIGDEPAIHVSADETRYIFIVESDGSIPVREILRRALMHTRDKANATGTVLQEVYGGTQNE
- a CDS encoding 30S ribosomal protein S11, with product MAEKEKWGIAHIFASFNNTIVTITDLTGAETVTKSSGGMVVKQDRNESSPYAAMQMATNVAQAAMEKGIVGVHVKVRAPGRGKQRSPGPGAQAAIRALARAGMRIGRIEDVTPVPHDSIRTKGGKRGRRV
- a CDS encoding 30S ribosomal protein S4 — its product is MGYPGKSHKQYDTPKRPFEKARIEEEARLVIEYGLRNKRELWKAQSTLRRYRRAARELLALMSTSTDAKKIETKRAELIGHLQRMGLLGPNADIDDVLALKVEQELERRLQTMVYRRGLARSPKQARQFVTHGHIAVGGRRVTIPGYRVERRDEDRIGYYPQSPLQTDMHPERARISKVGR